From Alienimonas californiensis, a single genomic window includes:
- a CDS encoding glycosyltransferase: MSVRASAAEDAASPRVAMVTRSVSRAGGGLASVILDLARALSAIGRSPHVLSVRDEHFAEDAAAAGQIEGRPLAGEAFAPQGPRFTHGAWGYAPGLDRRLGELNPDVVHSHGLWHHSSAATAGWGRKSGRKWVVSPHGMLDPWAVRRSRAKKRVAWWLAERSHLAGAGCLHALADAEADAARAYGVRAPILVIPNGVSLEAPRPDAPPPWGEGEEVSAAVGGRRVLLFLGRLHPKKGLDLLIDAWAHLLKTEPAARDWHVAVLGWDDGGHAEELKARAAAAGLCGPGGRPTAGKGALGFYGPAFGDRKAAALAGASGFVLPSHSEGMPVAVLEAWAYGLPTVLTDACNLPEGFDRGGALRVEPTADSLRTGLAELVTESDAARGARGAAARALAEAEFAWPVIARRFGALYDWLAGGPEPDGVRRG, translated from the coding sequence ATGAGCGTGCGGGCCTCCGCCGCCGAGGACGCCGCGTCGCCGCGGGTGGCGATGGTCACGCGGTCGGTCAGCCGGGCCGGCGGGGGGCTGGCGTCGGTCATTCTGGACCTCGCCCGGGCCCTGTCGGCGATCGGCCGGTCGCCGCACGTCCTCAGCGTGCGGGACGAACATTTCGCAGAGGACGCCGCCGCCGCGGGGCAGATCGAAGGCCGTCCATTGGCCGGGGAGGCGTTCGCCCCGCAGGGCCCGCGGTTCACCCACGGCGCCTGGGGCTACGCGCCCGGGCTGGACCGTCGGTTGGGGGAACTGAACCCGGACGTGGTGCACTCCCACGGGCTCTGGCACCACAGCTCGGCGGCGACGGCGGGGTGGGGGCGGAAGAGCGGGCGAAAGTGGGTCGTCTCCCCGCACGGGATGCTCGATCCGTGGGCGGTGCGGCGGAGCCGGGCGAAGAAACGGGTCGCCTGGTGGCTGGCGGAGCGTTCGCACCTCGCCGGCGCCGGCTGCCTGCACGCCCTCGCCGACGCCGAGGCCGACGCCGCCCGCGCCTACGGCGTGCGGGCCCCGATCCTCGTCATCCCCAACGGCGTCTCGCTGGAGGCCCCCCGGCCGGACGCGCCCCCGCCGTGGGGGGAGGGGGAAGAGGTGAGCGCCGCGGTCGGCGGGCGGCGGGTTCTGCTGTTCCTCGGGCGGCTGCACCCGAAAAAGGGGCTCGATCTGCTGATCGACGCCTGGGCGCACCTGCTGAAGACCGAGCCGGCCGCCCGGGACTGGCATGTGGCCGTGCTCGGGTGGGACGACGGCGGCCACGCCGAGGAGTTGAAGGCCCGGGCCGCCGCCGCGGGCCTCTGCGGCCCGGGCGGACGGCCGACGGCGGGAAAGGGCGCCCTGGGCTTCTACGGCCCGGCGTTCGGCGACCGGAAGGCGGCGGCGCTGGCGGGGGCGAGCGGGTTCGTGCTGCCCTCCCACAGCGAAGGCATGCCGGTGGCGGTGCTCGAAGCCTGGGCCTACGGCTTGCCGACCGTGCTGACCGACGCCTGCAACCTGCCGGAGGGCTTCGACCGCGGCGGGGCGTTGCGGGTCGAACCGACCGCCGATTCGCTGCGAACCGGGCTGGCGGAACTGGTGACCGAATCCGACGCCGCCCGCGGCGCCCGCGGCGCCGCCGCCCGGGCGCTGGCGGAGGCGGAGTTCGCCTGGCCGGTGATCGCCCGCCGGTTCGGCGCCCTCTACGACTGGCTCGCCGGCGGCCCGGAGCCGGACGGCGTGCGACGGGGGTGA
- a CDS encoding HPP family protein — protein MAAWLRPFQLTALVRRHDPTRMLALFGLINGGASVGLVAILAHATRSPFLFPSLGPTAFLLFYEPTAAASSPRNALLGHLVGAVAGWLSLAAFGLLDAAPALRAGVSWAYAGAAALSLGSTSAIMILLRAPHPPAGATTLIVSLGLMPHLWQIPVLLAAVFLLLVQAFVINRLAGLPYPLWTAPESPEST, from the coding sequence ATGGCGGCGTGGTTGCGGCCCTTTCAATTGACGGCGCTGGTGCGGCGGCACGATCCCACGCGGATGCTGGCCCTGTTCGGGCTGATCAACGGGGGGGCGAGCGTCGGGCTGGTGGCGATCCTCGCGCACGCCACGCGGTCGCCGTTCCTCTTTCCCTCCCTGGGGCCGACGGCCTTTCTGCTGTTCTACGAGCCGACCGCCGCCGCGTCCTCGCCGCGGAACGCCCTGCTCGGGCATCTCGTGGGCGCCGTGGCCGGCTGGCTCAGTCTGGCGGCGTTCGGCCTGCTGGACGCCGCCCCGGCGCTGCGGGCGGGCGTGAGCTGGGCCTACGCCGGCGCCGCCGCGCTCTCGCTGGGGAGCACCAGCGCGATCATGATTCTCCTGCGGGCGCCCCACCCGCCGGCCGGGGCCACGACGCTGATCGTCTCGCTGGGATTGATGCCGCATCTCTGGCAGATCCCCGTGCTGTTGGCGGCGGTGTTCCTGCTGTTGGTTCAGGCGTTCGTCATTAATCGCCTGGCGGGGCTCCCGTATCCGCTGTGGACCGCGCCGGAGTCGCCCGAGTCGACGTGA
- a CDS encoding MarC family protein: protein MPGPLLSAALFVTLLNPFMIVIYLVDVIHKVDSERFRQVLTRAGGIAGAVFCAFALLGDAIFSTVVQAEFASFQIFGGIVFLLIGLQFLFRGPAAIEMLRGDAKELAGAIAMPVLIGPGTVSASVVVGQRHNGFVACAIVLLGVTLCVSTIVLLKAAHDYVRPRNEALIQRYIDVAGRITALYVGTVSIEMIMQGALVWARKF, encoded by the coding sequence ATGCCCGGACCGCTCCTGTCCGCAGCCCTGTTCGTCACGCTGCTGAATCCGTTCATGATCGTGATTTATCTGGTCGACGTGATTCACAAAGTCGACTCGGAACGGTTCCGCCAGGTGCTGACGCGGGCGGGCGGGATCGCCGGGGCGGTGTTCTGCGCCTTCGCCCTGCTGGGCGACGCGATCTTTTCGACGGTCGTGCAGGCGGAGTTCGCCTCGTTTCAGATCTTCGGCGGGATCGTCTTCCTGCTGATCGGGTTGCAGTTTTTATTCCGCGGCCCCGCGGCGATCGAGATGCTCCGCGGCGACGCCAAGGAATTAGCCGGGGCGATCGCGATGCCGGTGCTGATCGGCCCGGGCACGGTCAGCGCCAGCGTGGTCGTCGGCCAACGGCACAACGGCTTCGTCGCCTGCGCGATCGTGCTGCTGGGCGTGACGCTGTGCGTCTCGACGATCGTGCTGCTGAAGGCCGCCCACGACTACGTCCGCCCCCGCAACGAGGCACTGATCCAACGCTATATCGACGTCGCCGGCCGCATCACGGCGTTGTACGTGGGCACCGTTTCGATCGAGATGATCATGCAGGGGGCGCTGGTCTGGGCCCGGAAGTTTTGA
- the acs gene encoding acetate--CoA ligase encodes MSDAKPATVSDQADFDPPQDERDGGAAQAGGAAGAGGNIESHLHENRSFPPPEAFSQSAHIKSEAEYQALWNRAKDDPEGFWGETALELLTWDTDFAAVKRGEMPDTEWFVGGKLNATVQCLDRHLDGPRKNKAAIVWEGEPGDVRTLTYLQLHREVCKFANVLRGLGVEQGDRVTLYMPMIPELAIAMLACARIGAVHSIIFGGFSADAVADRNNDAGAKVIVTADGGWRRGKEIPLKAAVDDALAKSPTVKKCVVVRRTGGEVTMAPDRDLWWHELMADASADCPAVPLDSEHPLFILYTSGSTGKPKGVRHGTAGYLLGAQLTTKWVFDLKEEDTYWCTADIGWITGHSYIVYGPLANGATTVMYEGAPNWPDPGRFWELVEKHRVNVFYTAPTAVRAFIKWGDEWPAQYDLSSLRLLGSVGEPINPEAWVWYHEKIGGGRCPIVDTWWQTETGGIMISPLPGVTPTKPGSCTFPLPGVVPKIVNEQGEEVPDGEGGLLVMTQPWPHMLRTLHGDHERFKEVYFGKFPGIYFAGDGARKDKDGYYWVMGRVDDVINVSGHRLSTMEVESALVSHDAVAEAAVVGFPHELKGEGICCFVTPKGEPEDPEALQKELIQHVRSQIGALATPDQIRFAAALPKTRSGKIMRRLLRDIAAGRETTGDTSTLEDYTAMASLRQEAS; translated from the coding sequence ATGTCCGACGCCAAGCCCGCCACCGTGTCCGATCAGGCCGACTTCGATCCGCCCCAGGACGAACGCGACGGCGGAGCCGCCCAGGCCGGCGGAGCCGCCGGCGCCGGGGGGAACATCGAGTCGCACCTCCACGAGAACCGCAGCTTCCCCCCGCCGGAGGCCTTTTCGCAGTCGGCTCACATCAAGAGCGAGGCGGAGTACCAGGCCCTCTGGAACCGGGCGAAGGACGACCCGGAAGGCTTCTGGGGCGAGACGGCCCTCGAACTGCTCACCTGGGACACGGACTTCGCCGCCGTCAAACGGGGCGAGATGCCGGACACGGAGTGGTTCGTCGGCGGCAAACTGAACGCCACGGTGCAGTGCCTCGACCGGCACCTGGACGGCCCCCGCAAAAATAAGGCGGCGATCGTCTGGGAAGGGGAGCCCGGCGACGTGCGGACCCTCACCTACCTCCAGTTGCACCGGGAGGTCTGCAAGTTCGCCAACGTGCTGCGAGGCTTGGGCGTGGAGCAGGGCGACCGCGTGACCCTGTATATGCCGATGATCCCCGAACTGGCGATCGCGATGCTGGCCTGCGCCCGGATCGGGGCGGTGCACAGCATTATCTTCGGCGGCTTCAGCGCCGACGCCGTCGCCGACCGCAACAACGACGCCGGGGCCAAGGTCATCGTCACCGCCGACGGCGGCTGGCGCCGCGGCAAGGAGATCCCCCTCAAGGCCGCCGTCGACGACGCCCTCGCCAAAAGCCCCACCGTCAAAAAGTGCGTCGTCGTCCGCCGCACCGGCGGCGAGGTCACGATGGCCCCGGACCGCGACCTCTGGTGGCACGAATTGATGGCGGACGCCTCCGCCGACTGCCCCGCCGTGCCGCTCGACAGCGAACACCCGCTGTTCATCCTCTATACCTCCGGCAGCACCGGCAAACCGAAGGGCGTCCGCCACGGGACCGCCGGCTACCTGCTCGGCGCCCAGCTCACCACGAAATGGGTGTTCGACCTCAAAGAGGAGGACACCTACTGGTGCACCGCGGACATCGGCTGGATCACCGGGCACAGCTATATCGTCTACGGCCCCCTCGCCAACGGGGCGACCACCGTGATGTACGAGGGCGCCCCCAACTGGCCGGACCCGGGGCGGTTCTGGGAACTGGTCGAGAAGCACCGCGTCAACGTCTTCTACACCGCCCCGACCGCGGTGCGGGCCTTCATTAAATGGGGCGACGAGTGGCCGGCCCAGTACGACCTGAGTTCCCTGCGGCTGCTGGGCAGCGTGGGCGAGCCGATTAATCCCGAAGCCTGGGTCTGGTATCACGAAAAAATCGGCGGCGGTCGCTGCCCGATCGTGGACACCTGGTGGCAGACGGAAACCGGCGGGATCATGATCTCCCCCCTGCCCGGCGTGACGCCCACCAAACCGGGCTCCTGCACCTTCCCCCTGCCCGGGGTAGTGCCGAAGATCGTCAACGAGCAGGGCGAGGAAGTGCCCGACGGCGAGGGCGGCCTGCTGGTGATGACCCAGCCCTGGCCGCACATGCTCCGCACGCTGCACGGCGACCACGAGCGGTTTAAAGAGGTCTACTTCGGCAAGTTCCCCGGCATCTATTTCGCCGGCGACGGCGCCCGCAAGGATAAAGACGGCTATTACTGGGTGATGGGCCGGGTGGACGACGTCATTAACGTCTCCGGCCACCGGCTGAGCACGATGGAGGTGGAAAGCGCCCTCGTCTCCCACGACGCCGTCGCCGAGGCCGCCGTCGTCGGCTTCCCGCACGAGCTGAAGGGCGAGGGCATCTGCTGCTTCGTGACCCCCAAGGGCGAACCGGAGGACCCGGAGGCGCTGCAAAAGGAACTGATCCAGCACGTCCGCAGCCAGATCGGCGCCCTGGCGACCCCGGACCAGATCCGCTTCGCCGCCGCCCTCCCCAAAACCCGCAGCGGCAAGATCATGCGACGCCTGCTCCGCGACATCGCCGCCGGCCGCGAAACGACCGGCGACACCAGCACGCTGGAGGACTACACCGCGATGGCCAGCCTGCGGCAGGAGGCGAGTTGA
- a CDS encoding helix-turn-helix domain-containing protein, translating to MPAAPAVKKTDPSHPWRVRHVPAAEEQARDERLRQVYADAKPEVQAEVLARLLHRATKGDGVRIGTTRLTLKALREAQGVSLTDLAAQAGMQKSSLSRLENEDRNPTVKTLERIAAALGKRLVVRIEDLPEPGEAPPEPAGD from the coding sequence ATGCCCGCCGCACCCGCCGTCAAGAAGACCGATCCGTCGCATCCGTGGCGGGTTCGGCACGTTCCCGCCGCGGAAGAACAGGCCCGGGACGAGCGTCTCCGCCAGGTTTACGCCGACGCCAAGCCTGAGGTTCAAGCGGAAGTCCTCGCCAGACTGCTCCACCGGGCCACCAAGGGCGACGGCGTACGCATCGGCACGACACGGCTGACGCTCAAGGCCCTCCGCGAGGCGCAGGGCGTCTCCCTCACCGACCTCGCTGCCCAGGCCGGGATGCAGAAGTCGTCGCTCTCCCGTCTGGAGAACGAGGACCGCAATCCCACCGTGAAAACGCTTGAACGGATCGCCGCCGCGCTCGGCAAACGGTTGGTCGTGCGGATCGAAGACCTGCCGGAGCCTGGCGAGGCGCCGCCGGAGCCGGCTGGCGACTGA
- a CDS encoding WcaF family extracellular polysaccharide biosynthesis acetyltransferase, with protein MTSSPPPPPFDDASPAEPPGRVQDLGGYRRPAEQARPGLLWWAIWWPVGALALDSALLPISRLKAPLLRAFGATIGKGLVMKPRVRVKDPRNLVIGDHCWVGEGVWIDNLAQVTLGNDVCLSQGAYLCTGGHNYARASFDLVTGPITVEGQAWVGAKAVLLPGVTVGAGAVVAAGSVVTKDVPPGMIVGGNPARVLRPRPTRPPRGAA; from the coding sequence GTGACGTCTTCCCCCCCTCCGCCGCCGTTCGACGACGCATCGCCCGCCGAGCCGCCGGGCCGGGTGCAGGATCTTGGCGGGTATCGGCGGCCGGCGGAGCAGGCGCGGCCGGGGCTGCTCTGGTGGGCGATCTGGTGGCCGGTCGGGGCGCTGGCGCTGGACAGCGCCCTGCTGCCGATCTCCCGGCTCAAGGCCCCCCTGCTGCGGGCGTTCGGGGCGACGATCGGCAAGGGACTGGTGATGAAGCCGCGCGTCCGGGTGAAGGACCCGCGGAACCTCGTGATCGGCGACCACTGCTGGGTCGGGGAGGGGGTCTGGATCGACAACCTCGCCCAGGTCACGCTGGGGAACGACGTCTGCCTGTCGCAGGGGGCGTACCTGTGCACCGGCGGGCACAACTACGCCCGGGCGAGCTTCGACCTCGTCACGGGACCGATCACGGTCGAAGGGCAGGCGTGGGTCGGGGCGAAGGCGGTGCTGCTTCCCGGGGTGACGGTCGGCGCCGGGGCGGTGGTGGCGGCGGGGTCGGTGGTGACGAAGGACGTGCCGCCGGGGATGATCGTCGGCGGCAATCCCGCCCGCGTGCTGCGCCCCCGGCCGACCCGCCCGCCGCGGGGGGCCGCATGA